The Nitrospira sp. genome contains a region encoding:
- the amrB gene encoding AmmeMemoRadiSam system protein B, protein MSTGVVKDSTQYPVLRNLQFSPIKQGEDQLMVLWDPSGLSKEKLVLPLNFFFIVQHFDGEHSLQDIGALYLKRFGEFLLPSKVEQLVADLAHKLFLEGPQAESAREQARIEYRQQPARPAAFAGRSYEADGVKLKKQIDGFFTSGEGPDFKPSEHQGKTIKGLVVPTYDLKQAGPVYAWGYKELQEAQRPDVYVLFGTAHAGLGNLFAVTDKDFETPLGTVQVDRTVVDRLNELVPEYFQEDIAHQSEHAIEFQLPFLQTIIGKPFTIVPILSSFSASSLHDPTVRNSVDRFLKALQDAIAVSRKTSCVIAAGELAHLGLRYGDAAPPTDFSFHRAMQRDLEMLKHVEELQPDAFAGYIQKEHDQRRISGFSPIYSLLRVIQAEKGHVLRYDRGITDQYNSTVTYASLAFF, encoded by the coding sequence ATGTCCACCGGTGTCGTCAAAGATTCAACTCAGTATCCGGTCCTTCGGAATCTGCAATTTTCGCCCATTAAGCAGGGGGAAGATCAATTGATGGTGCTCTGGGATCCCAGCGGCCTGAGCAAGGAAAAACTGGTCCTGCCGCTCAATTTCTTTTTCATCGTGCAACATTTCGACGGAGAGCATTCTCTCCAAGACATCGGCGCGCTGTACCTGAAACGGTTTGGTGAATTCCTGCTGCCGAGCAAAGTGGAACAGTTGGTGGCGGATCTGGCGCACAAGCTTTTCTTGGAAGGCCCGCAAGCTGAATCGGCACGGGAACAGGCCCGGATCGAGTATCGGCAGCAGCCGGCCAGGCCGGCCGCGTTTGCCGGACGGAGCTACGAGGCCGATGGTGTGAAGCTCAAAAAGCAGATCGACGGATTCTTTACGTCTGGTGAAGGTCCGGATTTCAAGCCCTCCGAGCATCAGGGCAAGACGATCAAGGGGCTCGTGGTGCCCACATACGATCTCAAGCAGGCAGGACCGGTTTATGCGTGGGGATACAAAGAGTTACAGGAAGCCCAACGGCCGGATGTCTATGTGCTGTTCGGTACGGCACATGCCGGACTGGGGAATTTGTTTGCAGTCACCGACAAAGATTTTGAGACCCCGTTGGGAACGGTCCAGGTTGATCGGACGGTCGTAGACCGGTTAAACGAATTGGTTCCGGAATACTTCCAAGAAGACATCGCCCATCAATCCGAACATGCCATTGAATTCCAATTGCCGTTTCTCCAAACCATCATCGGGAAGCCGTTCACGATCGTTCCGATCTTGTCCTCATTTTCCGCATCGAGTCTCCATGATCCTACAGTCCGGAATTCGGTGGATCGGTTTCTGAAGGCTCTGCAAGATGCGATCGCTGTCTCCAGAAAGACATCATGTGTCATTGCCGCAGGGGAGCTGGCTCATCTCGGCCTGCGCTATGGCGATGCCGCTCCACCGACTGATTTTTCCTTTCATCGCGCCATGCAGCGCGATTTGGAAATGTTGAAGCATGTCGAAGAACTCCAACCGGACGCATTCGCCGGGTACATCCAAAAGGAACACGATCAACGTCGCATTTCGGGCTTCTCGCCGATCTATAGCCTGTTGCGAGTGATTCAGGCGGAAAAGGGCCACGTCCTCCGCTACGATCGCGGCATCACGGATCAATATAACTCCACCGTGACCTACGCCAGCCTGGCGTTTTTCTGA
- a CDS encoding IS1595 family transposase, with protein sequence MKTTLTSMMNRFKDETACKQFLLERRWPNGVHCPRCNNAKVFAVKSRPFHWVCKGKECGGRNGYRFSIITHTIFENTNYPLRTWFQVIYLMMTSKKGISALQVQRMIGSGAYRTAWYMCHRIRSAMQDGGFNALMGEVEVDETYIGGKFKNKHVSQRLDGPHGSTKGKVAVIGAMARKGKVVAKIIEKVNAETLQGFVRQAVGENVSLVATDEHSGYKGLAKLGYPHESVSHYRGEYVRGNVHTANLDSFWSLLKRGVIGTYHKVSKDYLPLYLAEFSYRHNNRQNPDIFGDVIAEC encoded by the coding sequence ATGAAAACGACGCTCACCAGCATGATGAATCGATTCAAAGACGAAACCGCCTGCAAGCAGTTCTTGCTTGAGCGCCGCTGGCCGAATGGGGTCCACTGCCCCCGTTGCAACAATGCCAAGGTCTTCGCCGTCAAGAGCCGTCCGTTCCATTGGGTCTGTAAGGGCAAGGAGTGCGGAGGACGGAACGGCTACCGCTTCTCGATCATCACCCATACGATCTTCGAGAACACGAACTATCCGTTGCGGACTTGGTTTCAGGTCATCTACCTCATGATGACCAGCAAGAAGGGGATTAGCGCCTTGCAGGTACAACGCATGATCGGTAGCGGGGCCTATCGGACCGCTTGGTATATGTGCCATCGCATCCGATCTGCCATGCAAGACGGCGGATTCAATGCGCTGATGGGCGAAGTAGAGGTAGACGAAACCTACATCGGCGGCAAGTTTAAGAACAAGCATGTCTCTCAACGCCTGGATGGTCCCCATGGCAGCACCAAGGGCAAGGTTGCCGTTATTGGCGCGATGGCTCGCAAGGGTAAGGTCGTGGCCAAGATCATTGAGAAAGTCAATGCAGAGACTTTGCAGGGCTTTGTACGGCAGGCTGTAGGAGAGAACGTGTCCCTGGTGGCCACTGATGAGCACTCTGGTTATAAGGGCCTGGCCAAGCTGGGCTATCCGCATGAGTCGGTGAGCCATTATCGCGGTGAGTATGTGCGCGGCAATGTGCATACCGCGAACCTGGACAGCTTCTGGAGCTTGTTGAAGCGGGGTGTGATCGGCACCTATCACAAGGTGAGCAAAGACTACTTGCCGCTGTACCTGGCCGAGTTCAGCTACCGGCACAATAACCGCCAGAATCCAGACATCTTTGGCGACGTGATAGCAGAATGCTGA
- a CDS encoding response regulator transcription factor — protein MTATNIHNIGVAILHRNQLFRESLSCCLAQIDLFSVEHDASNSEEIEEALRAHHVDVLLLEFGILARGEERTTARIRHLSSRVKTLVIDVPENDNDVLYCIETGGASGYLLHNASIKDLINNIKAVVNGETLCSPRVASLAFDRVSALTRQIESGHAVDGARLTRRETQIVGLIDEGLSNKEIAVCLHIGVSTVKNHVHNILDKLQLHNRHSAVKHFKEQAMYTGR, from the coding sequence ATGACTGCGACAAACATTCACAACATCGGCGTTGCGATCCTCCACCGTAATCAGCTGTTTCGAGAAAGCCTGAGTTGCTGTTTGGCACAGATCGATTTATTTTCAGTGGAGCATGATGCATCGAATTCAGAAGAGATCGAAGAAGCGCTTCGCGCGCATCACGTTGATGTGCTCCTGCTTGAGTTTGGAATATTGGCTCGCGGAGAAGAAAGAACCACCGCGAGAATTCGTCATCTGTCATCGCGAGTGAAGACCTTGGTGATCGATGTGCCTGAAAATGACAATGATGTGCTGTACTGCATTGAAACCGGCGGGGCCTCGGGCTACCTGCTGCACAATGCTTCCATCAAAGATCTCATAAACAACATCAAGGCGGTGGTGAATGGGGAGACACTGTGCTCTCCACGTGTTGCGAGTCTGGCGTTCGACCGTGTGTCCGCACTCACACGTCAGATTGAAAGTGGCCATGCCGTCGATGGAGCGCGTCTCACTCGGCGTGAAACGCAAATTGTCGGATTGATTGATGAGGGGCTCAGTAACAAAGAAATTGCCGTTTGCCTGCACATTGGAGTGTCGACCGTTAAAAACCATGTCCATAATATCCTCGATAAACTGCAGTTGCACAATCGCCATTCAGCGGTGAAGCACTTCAAAGAACAGGCCATGTACACCGGACGCTAG
- a CDS encoding phage tail sheath family protein, with protein MLGIDQGGVEATRFANHRPVPTSTYFSGSANTLAKLFQTDVAHDITKITFAGAPAPNAIDFNVPLPNVLQTTGAADRWFKDALSSAITNHSDGVREKLQIMAKTINDKPDAPVTAEVWGYRIAFKPKVGMLNTTYTVSTATENLAGSFTSNVRQYALGNIGTGSFQNGAGQIGQDDDGTPLTVADYTGSALDHTGFYALDRVDLFNLMIIPQDGDIDESEYQQLIGPATTYCESRRAFLLIDAPVSWTNGDKMVADAAKVNGLRAGIVKQNSAIFYPRVKYSDAGIIKPLGPSGGIAGLMARTDSQRGVWKAPAGTEADLRGVLDVELNMTDGENGVLNKLGVNCIRKFPNGIVNWGARTLDGSDDFGSEWKYIPIRRLALFLEESLFRGTKWVVFEPNDEPLWAKIRMNITAFMMGLFRQGAFQGSTPDKAFFVKCDGETTTANDRNLGIVNIQVGFAPLKPAEFVIISIQQIPDV; from the coding sequence ATGCTCGGTATCGATCAAGGTGGAGTTGAAGCGACGCGGTTCGCCAATCATCGCCCCGTTCCAACCTCGACATATTTCTCAGGAAGCGCGAACACCTTGGCAAAACTGTTTCAGACGGATGTGGCGCACGACATCACGAAGATTACGTTCGCCGGCGCCCCCGCGCCCAATGCGATTGATTTCAACGTTCCACTCCCCAATGTGTTGCAAACGACCGGCGCGGCTGACCGGTGGTTCAAAGACGCCCTCTCGTCGGCGATTACCAACCATTCCGATGGGGTGCGGGAAAAGCTTCAAATCATGGCGAAGACGATAAATGACAAACCCGACGCTCCGGTTACAGCCGAGGTGTGGGGATACCGGATCGCCTTCAAGCCGAAGGTCGGGATGTTGAATACGACCTACACCGTCTCGACCGCAACCGAAAACCTGGCCGGATCATTCACGTCCAACGTCAGGCAGTACGCCCTGGGCAACATCGGAACCGGCTCATTTCAAAATGGTGCGGGACAGATCGGACAGGACGATGACGGGACGCCATTGACCGTTGCCGACTATACGGGAAGCGCGTTGGATCATACGGGCTTCTATGCGCTCGATCGCGTCGACCTGTTTAATCTCATGATCATCCCTCAGGACGGAGATATCGATGAAAGTGAATACCAGCAGCTCATCGGACCTGCCACGACATATTGTGAAAGCCGCCGCGCGTTCTTGCTGATCGATGCACCTGTGAGTTGGACCAACGGGGACAAAATGGTCGCCGATGCGGCAAAGGTCAACGGGCTCCGCGCCGGCATCGTGAAGCAAAACTCGGCGATTTTCTATCCCAGAGTCAAATACAGCGACGCCGGTATCATTAAGCCGCTCGGACCGTCCGGCGGGATAGCCGGTCTGATGGCGAGAACCGATTCACAACGGGGCGTGTGGAAGGCGCCGGCTGGAACCGAGGCCGATCTTCGGGGGGTCCTCGACGTCGAACTGAATATGACGGACGGAGAAAACGGCGTCCTCAATAAGCTCGGAGTCAATTGCATCCGCAAGTTTCCGAACGGAATCGTCAATTGGGGCGCACGCACACTCGATGGCAGCGATGATTTCGGGTCGGAGTGGAAATATATTCCAATCCGCAGATTGGCGCTGTTCCTCGAGGAATCGCTTTTCCGCGGCACGAAATGGGTTGTGTTCGAGCCGAACGATGAGCCGTTGTGGGCCAAGATCCGCATGAACATCACTGCGTTCATGATGGGCCTGTTCAGGCAAGGGGCATTTCAGGGCAGTACGCCCGACAAGGCGTTTTTCGTCAAATGCGACGGCGAAACAACGACGGCCAACGATCGCAATCTGGGCATCGTCAATATCCAGGTCGGTTTTGCACCGCTCAAACCAGCCGAGTTCGTCATCATCAGCATTCAACAGATACCGGATGTGTAA
- a CDS encoding phage tail protein: MAKGFVKNAKRFDPYKNFKFRLVWDGKPVMGISKVSALKRTTEVVKHRDGGDNSTDHKSPGRTSYDAVSVERGLTHDPEFEAWANKVHPYSGDSAMDLAAYKKDLTLEMMNEKGHVVYRYFLYDCWVSEYTAIPELNANANAVAIESMKIELEGWDRDKDTKEPNEADDVPQG, translated from the coding sequence ATGGCTAAAGGATTCGTTAAGAACGCAAAGAGGTTCGATCCGTACAAGAATTTCAAGTTCCGGCTCGTTTGGGACGGCAAACCGGTCATGGGTATCAGTAAGGTCAGCGCGCTCAAACGGACGACCGAGGTGGTCAAGCATCGTGACGGCGGTGATAACAGTACCGACCATAAATCGCCGGGCCGCACCAGTTACGATGCGGTGAGCGTCGAGCGCGGTTTGACTCACGATCCGGAATTCGAAGCCTGGGCGAATAAGGTGCATCCGTATTCAGGAGATAGCGCGATGGATCTCGCCGCCTATAAAAAGGATCTCACGCTCGAAATGATGAACGAGAAAGGCCACGTGGTATACAGGTATTTCTTGTACGACTGCTGGGTCAGTGAATACACGGCCATTCCCGAATTGAACGCCAACGCCAATGCCGTGGCCATTGAATCGATGAAGATCGAGCTCGAAGGTTGGGATCGAGACAAGGACACAAAAGAACCCAATGAGGCCGACGATGTTCCGCAAGGTTAG
- a CDS encoding DUF4255 domain-containing protein, translated as MALADTTNAIGAVTEMLQLRLQALSGSTLVTIGKPEESDDATPHLNLFLYQIEFDPFLKNIPLNEGEKPPLWMVLKYLLTAYSAQDVSDTIVAHQRLGGAIKALNRNDLIDIGVNTTISKALSPNPQELHVTFDESHSDLLAKLMQGTDEKYRLSICFQVRPVMIAAAEPGDYSLLVGIDYTQSPTTLADPYVGIDTIPSMGAHIDEIVPVGFEVGEEVTIQGTDLHLANLSVMLGTVELPVTMQRPDQLKFMVDAAIIGTSGISAGSHAVTVVQTLPGTGKKRKSNAVIGNLVPTLQSVVTVPPGTVTVNGGPPRTAFATIDLTGLLLGTDGDDVIAAFYRNGSVARMFDVFTIPPGPPPPQTKRRLTMANSDAIPAGDYNLVVIVNGQQAPRSPLIHMDGP; from the coding sequence ATGGCGCTCGCAGACACCACCAATGCCATCGGCGCGGTCACTGAAATGCTTCAGCTGCGGCTTCAGGCCCTGAGTGGCTCGACTCTGGTCACCATCGGCAAACCCGAAGAGTCAGATGACGCAACGCCCCATCTGAACCTATTTCTGTATCAGATCGAGTTTGACCCCTTCTTAAAAAACATTCCGCTCAACGAAGGTGAGAAACCTCCGTTGTGGATGGTGCTGAAGTATTTGCTGACGGCCTATTCAGCCCAGGATGTGAGCGACACGATTGTTGCGCATCAGAGACTCGGTGGAGCGATTAAGGCGCTGAACCGGAACGACTTGATCGATATCGGAGTGAACACCACGATCAGCAAAGCGCTCAGTCCGAATCCTCAAGAATTGCATGTCACGTTCGACGAGAGTCATTCGGATCTGCTGGCAAAGCTCATGCAGGGAACCGATGAAAAATACAGGCTCTCGATTTGTTTTCAGGTGCGCCCGGTGATGATCGCAGCGGCGGAACCCGGCGACTACTCGCTATTGGTCGGTATCGATTACACGCAGTCACCCACGACGCTGGCCGATCCGTATGTCGGCATCGATACCATTCCATCCATGGGAGCGCACATCGATGAAATTGTCCCTGTCGGTTTCGAAGTGGGTGAAGAGGTCACGATACAAGGCACAGACCTGCACTTGGCGAACCTTTCGGTCATGCTCGGAACGGTTGAATTGCCCGTGACGATGCAACGACCAGATCAGCTGAAGTTCATGGTGGATGCCGCGATCATCGGGACGAGTGGGATTTCTGCCGGAAGTCATGCCGTCACTGTCGTCCAAACCCTCCCGGGGACGGGGAAAAAGAGAAAGAGCAATGCCGTAATCGGCAATCTCGTGCCCACCCTGCAATCTGTGGTCACGGTACCCCCCGGTACGGTGACGGTCAACGGCGGGCCACCTCGCACAGCCTTTGCCACGATCGATCTGACGGGCCTGCTCTTGGGTACGGATGGCGATGATGTAATTGCCGCATTCTACCGAAACGGCAGCGTCGCTCGGATGTTCGATGTGTTTACGATTCCACCGGGTCCGCCGCCGCCACAAACCAAGCGTCGTCTCACAATGGCCAACAGCGATGCCATTCCCGCAGGCGATTACAACCTGGTGGTGATCGTCAACGGACAGCAAGCTCCTCGGAGTCCATTGATTCACATGGATGGTCCATGA
- a CDS encoding ATP-binding protein encodes MNVESIRTEPIVFTPNLRARDELANYWMRQATLRLRREIAWLWHERGTGSPPQSGELPPMIDRASVSLDLSRHWDEKRRFYASHVAAKYLTDQLSIPPPRIDQSVRGSFGWVLHELSLDDVSALTLAMGLASAFDASFGAVIASCLNDPSRIHPNLMLIQRLWDDPEEAQTLSDPMHPLFAMGLLRRGSSVQRPYADTLWEQPLSVPWLVARSMSDGAEIGSTSLKLIDPAKERHGELTKAETLIAYRVRAEMPHGLRVVPLLGNRRSAYRQTAIDIALLTEQKLWEYKGDPTLLGHEDYFAMLMCFAWLTGHNLLIQQELFDGTEARRARNEGLPLVSVPIVLFLAIADRRQVAHLDPALLLPFVKVSALGYEGRLAAWMEGFGPDAQRYEPILKEMARRFRYEKDTIRDICAELRAQPEPLKDDDFIEACRAELSVDMGELAAYVEPRFTDEKLILPNKQAIQFEEQLAAMQALTKVHYDWGTARAWNEGGITVLFSGPPGTGKTMAAEILAYRLKLPMYRIDLSQVVNKYIGETEKNLKRIFDAADVSDMLLFFDEADALFGKRIEANDARDRYANLEVSYLLERMERFKGLAVLATNRKSDLDQAFLRRIRHIIEFPVPDEIQRAAIWQQVIPASVAANSRIDIAFLARQFPLSGGHIRSIVFNACLQSAYAGNGHKELFMKDVLVAVKREYDKMNRALSLEQLGPYVHDIVKLE; translated from the coding sequence ATGAACGTGGAATCGATCAGAACAGAACCCATTGTGTTCACGCCAAATTTGCGGGCTCGTGATGAGCTGGCGAATTATTGGATGCGCCAAGCCACACTCCGTCTGCGGCGCGAAATAGCCTGGCTGTGGCACGAACGAGGTACCGGCTCACCTCCACAATCGGGTGAATTGCCGCCGATGATCGACCGCGCGTCGGTCTCACTCGATCTGTCGCGTCACTGGGACGAAAAGCGGAGATTTTATGCAAGCCATGTGGCGGCGAAATATTTGACCGACCAACTGAGTATTCCGCCCCCCAGAATAGATCAATCGGTTCGCGGGTCTTTCGGATGGGTTCTTCATGAGCTCTCGCTTGACGATGTCTCGGCATTGACGCTTGCCATGGGGCTCGCCTCGGCCTTTGACGCGAGTTTCGGAGCCGTTATCGCATCGTGCCTGAACGACCCGTCCCGCATTCATCCAAACCTCATGCTGATACAGCGATTGTGGGATGACCCGGAAGAAGCGCAAACGCTTTCCGACCCCATGCACCCGCTGTTTGCGATGGGGTTGCTCCGTCGCGGCTCGTCCGTCCAGCGGCCATATGCGGACACCCTTTGGGAGCAACCTCTCTCGGTGCCATGGTTGGTGGCACGTTCGATGAGCGATGGAGCAGAAATTGGTTCGACGAGTTTAAAGCTGATCGACCCGGCGAAGGAGAGGCATGGTGAGCTCACGAAGGCTGAAACATTGATCGCCTATCGTGTTCGTGCGGAAATGCCGCACGGACTGCGCGTCGTACCATTGCTTGGAAACCGTCGTTCGGCTTACCGCCAGACCGCGATCGATATCGCTCTGCTGACAGAGCAGAAACTTTGGGAATACAAGGGCGATCCAACTTTGCTCGGTCATGAAGACTATTTCGCGATGCTGATGTGTTTCGCATGGCTGACCGGACACAATCTGTTGATCCAGCAGGAGTTGTTTGATGGAACGGAAGCTCGGCGCGCGCGTAACGAAGGACTGCCCCTCGTATCGGTTCCTATCGTACTGTTCCTGGCGATAGCCGATCGGAGGCAGGTCGCGCATCTCGACCCCGCATTGCTGTTACCGTTCGTGAAAGTTTCTGCACTCGGCTATGAAGGCCGACTTGCGGCCTGGATGGAAGGTTTTGGCCCAGATGCCCAACGGTATGAACCTATTCTGAAGGAGATGGCTCGCCGGTTTCGTTATGAGAAGGATACGATCCGCGATATCTGTGCAGAGCTAAGGGCGCAACCCGAACCGCTGAAAGACGATGATTTTATCGAGGCCTGCCGTGCCGAACTGAGCGTGGACATGGGTGAACTGGCGGCCTATGTCGAACCGCGTTTTACCGACGAGAAGCTTATTCTCCCGAATAAACAGGCGATTCAGTTTGAAGAGCAGTTGGCTGCCATGCAGGCCCTGACCAAGGTGCATTACGACTGGGGGACCGCCCGTGCCTGGAACGAAGGCGGTATTACCGTGCTGTTTTCCGGACCCCCGGGAACCGGAAAGACGATGGCAGCCGAGATTTTGGCCTATCGGCTCAAGCTTCCGATGTACCGCATCGATCTGTCACAGGTGGTCAATAAGTACATAGGTGAGACGGAAAAAAACTTGAAACGCATCTTTGACGCCGCGGATGTCTCGGACATGCTGTTGTTCTTCGACGAGGCCGATGCGCTCTTTGGCAAACGCATAGAAGCCAATGATGCCCGCGATCGCTATGCCAATCTGGAAGTCAGTTATCTGTTGGAAAGAATGGAGCGCTTCAAAGGGCTGGCGGTTTTGGCGACGAACCGAAAGAGCGACTTGGATCAAGCGTTCTTGCGGCGTATCCGCCATATCATCGAGTTTCCGGTTCCGGACGAGATCCAACGAGCCGCCATTTGGCAACAGGTGATACCGGCCTCCGTCGCGGCAAATTCACGCATCGATATCGCCTTCCTGGCACGACAGTTTCCACTTTCCGGGGGGCACATCCGTTCCATCGTGTTCAATGCCTGCCTGCAGTCGGCGTACGCCGGTAACGGACATAAAGAACTGTTTATGAAAGATGTCCTCGTTGCCGTCAAACGCGAATACGACAAGATGAACCGCGCCTTGAGCCTCGAACAACTGGGGCCGTATGTACACGATATCGTCAAACTCGAGTAA
- a CDS encoding GPW/gp25 family protein produces MKPVNGEHLSFPFRVGTDGRMATVQSLEEHVRDEIVQLVLTNQGERPFVVDFGGGVRRLVFEAADDATAAMAKAQITQAINRWLGHRVTLEYIQVEVQNSTISVDIRYRLAGTDDTRVLRFKREGS; encoded by the coding sequence ATGAAGCCGGTCAACGGAGAGCATCTATCATTTCCCTTTCGCGTCGGGACCGATGGACGGATGGCGACCGTTCAATCGCTCGAAGAACATGTCCGTGATGAGATCGTCCAACTCGTGTTGACGAATCAAGGAGAAAGGCCGTTTGTAGTCGATTTCGGCGGCGGCGTCAGGCGGTTGGTGTTCGAGGCGGCAGACGATGCGACGGCGGCCATGGCCAAGGCTCAGATCACACAGGCGATCAATCGGTGGCTGGGACATCGCGTGACCCTGGAATACATTCAGGTCGAGGTACAGAATTCGACAATTTCGGTGGACATCCGCTACCGCTTAGCCGGGACGGATGATACGCGCGTGCTGCGTTTCAAGCGCGAGGGAAGCTGA